A segment of the Nitrosospira briensis C-128 genome:
TACCCGATAAGAACCGGCACCAATAAACCGGCTGAGCTCTTTATCTTTCACTCCTGCGAAATCGAAAACGCTATGAATATGACAACAAGGAAGCGGGACGGTTCGCCGTATAGCGCCGGCGCTGTACGGCTGCGCGCAAGACGTTTGCTCATGTAAAAAGATTTTACGGTTCCTGACCGCGATTAATTTTTAGGGAGCGGAAATACTACCGACTCAACCACGCCGCTCAATTCCTCTACGACCACGTCTCTTCCCGCTTGTCCTGCTCCTATCTGTCTTAGCCGTGAAATTACCTCCTGCACCAGCACTTCGGGCGCTGAAGCGCCAGCGGTGATACCGATCTGGTCTTTTCCTTCCAGCCATTTCTCCTGCAATTGCTCGGCACGATCTATCATATAAGCGTCTACGCCGGCATTTCTCGCGACTTCACACAAACGGTTGGAGTTAGAGCTATTGGGTGAGCCGACAACAATGACGAGATCACACTGCTTGACCATCATTTTTACCGCATCCTGGCGATTTTGCGTCGCATAGCAAATATCGTCTTTTTTTGGTCCGGTAATTTTTGGAAAGCGCTTTTTCAAAGCCTTGATCACTCGCGTCGCATCATCCACCGACAAGGTCGTCTGGGTAACATACGCCAGATGAGTCGGGTCTTTGACCACCAAATTCTCGACATCCTCTTCTGTTTCCACCAGGTACATGCAGGGACCATCTCCTTCGGCCTGACCCATCGTGCCTTCAACCTCCGGATGGCCCGCATGGCCGATCATGATAATTTCTCTCCCCTGTTCCCGCATCTTTGCCACTTCAATATGAACTTTGGTCACCAGCGGGCAAGTGGCGTCGAACACTTTGAACTGTTGCGCCTCGGCTTCTCGCCGCACCTCATGGGAGACTCCGTGCGCACTGAAAATCAGGATACTGCCAATGGGTACTTCGTCGAGATTCTCGACAAATACAGCGCCCTTTTTTTCCAGGTTCTCCACCACGAAACGGTTGTGCACCACCTCGTGGCGCACGTAAATGGGCGCACCATGCATTGTCAACGCACGTTCGACGATTTCGATCGCGCGATCGACGCCAGCGCAGAAGCCACGGGGGTTAGCAAGTAATACCTT
Coding sequences within it:
- the ispH gene encoding 4-hydroxy-3-methylbut-2-enyl diphosphate reductase; the protein is MIKVLLANPRGFCAGVDRAIEIVERALTMHGAPIYVRHEVVHNRFVVENLEKKGAVFVENLDEVPIGSILIFSAHGVSHEVRREAEAQQFKVFDATCPLVTKVHIEVAKMREQGREIIMIGHAGHPEVEGTMGQAEGDGPCMYLVETEEDVENLVVKDPTHLAYVTQTTLSVDDATRVIKALKKRFPKITGPKKDDICYATQNRQDAVKMMVKQCDLVIVVGSPNSSNSNRLCEVARNAGVDAYMIDRAEQLQEKWLEGKDQIGITAGASAPEVLVQEVISRLRQIGAGQAGRDVVVEELSGVVESVVFPLPKN